Proteins encoded in a region of the Prunus persica cultivar Lovell chromosome G4, Prunus_persica_NCBIv2, whole genome shotgun sequence genome:
- the LOC18778258 gene encoding pentatricopeptide repeat-containing protein At3g46790, chloroplastic: protein MSSVMVLLLKTQMSGLARQAELLLVSWREPFRLLGFFIGGVRTYMTPHYYRDSYHYTYLLKHCRSTKSIKKLHAQIIIGGFEQNPFVVAKIVGKYVECSEPSMETARKVFDRLLERDVFVWNMVIQGYANVEPFVEALKMYNRMRLSGVPANQYTYPFVLKACGAMKDGKHGQIVHGHVVKCGLHSDLFVGNALIALYSKCEEIEISRRVFDEIPWKDSVSWNSMISGYTANGYPHEALMLFRAMLQDHATSLPDHATLVSILPACVQASAIEVGFWIHSYTIKSSVEVDAALGSALISMYASCGRVTIARFIFDQISEKNVVLWSAMMRCYGMHGHADEALQMFSQFVESGLHPDGVVFLCLLSTCSHSGMVTKGLELFEEMGDYGVEKNEKHYACVVDLLGRAGLLDQAVKLIESMPMQAGKDVYGALLGACRIHNNIELAEEAAEKLFVLDPENAGRYILLASMYEDACRWEDAARVRKLLRDKNVKKPTGSSSIEMDCTYHTFGADDESHPYTDQIFNTLERLDRIIEDQTVMV, encoded by the coding sequence ATGTCTTCTGTGATGGTGCTGCTATTGAAGACCCAAATGAGTGGTTTAGCTAGGCAAGCAGAGCTTTTATTAGTTTCATGGAGGGAACCCTTTAGGTTATTAGGATTTTTCATTGGTGGTGTGAGAACATACATGACCCCTCATTACTACAGAGACTCTTATCACTATACCTACTTGCTAAAACACTGTAGAAGCaccaaatcaatcaaaaaactGCATGCCCAGATAATCATCGGAGGTTTTGAGCAAAACCCATTTGTTGTTGCGAAGATAGTTGGCAAGTATGTTGAGTGCAGTGAACCAAGCATGGAAACTGCACGGAAGGTGTTTGATAGGTTGTTGGAGAGAGACGTTTTTGTGTGGAACATGGTTATTCAGGGTTATGCAAATGTGGAGCCTTTTGTTGAAGCACTTAAAATGTATAATAGAATGAGGTTGAGTGGTGTGCCTGCAAACCAGTACACATACCCTTTTGTGCTCAAGGCTTGTGGTGCAATGAAAGATGGAAAGCATGGTCAGATTGTTCATGGACATGTTGTGAAATGTGGGCTTCATTCAGATTTGTTTGTTGGGAATGCTCTTATAGCCTTGTATTCTAAGTGTGAGGAAATTGAGATATCAAGAAGAGTATTTGATGAAATCCCTTGGAAAGATTCTGTTAGTTGGAATTCCATGATTTCGGGGTATACGGCAAATGGATATCCGCATGAGGCTCTCATGCTTTTCCGTGCTATGTTGCAAGATCATGCCACAAGCTTGCCTGATCATGCCACTCTTGTTTCCATTCTTCCAGCTTGTGTTCAAGCATCAGCCATCGAAGTGGGCTTTTGGATTCACTCTTACACTATAAAGTCAAGTGTGGAAGTTGATGCTGCTTTGGGCAGCGCTCTCATTTCTATGTACGCAAGTTGTGGCCGTGTAACCATTGCCAGATTTATTTTTGATCAAATCAGCGAAAAAAACGTAGTGTTGTGGAGCGCAATGATGAGGTGTTATGGAATGCATGGACATGCAGATGAGGCACTCCAAATGTTTTCCCAGTTTGTGGAGTCCGGCTTACACCCAGATGGTGTtgtatttttgtgtttgttgtcCACTTGTAGTCACTCAGGGATGGTTACGAAAGGCCTGGAACTTTTCGAGGAAATGGGAGATTATGGAGTAGAGAAAAACGAGAAACATTATGCTTGTGTAGTAGACCTTCTGGGAAGAGCTGGGTTACTTGACCAGGCGGTCAAGCTTATTGAGAGCATGCCCATGCAGGCAGGGAAAGATGTATATGGTGCCTTACTCGGAGCTTGTAGAATACATAATAACATAGAGCTCGCCGAAGAAGCTGCAGAGAAGTTGTTTGTTTTGGACCCAGAAAATGCTGGGAGGTATATTCTTCTGGCCAGCATGTATGAAGATGCATGTAGATGGGAGGATGCAGCTAGAGTGAGGAAGCTACTAAGAGATAAGAACGTCAAGAAGCCAACCGGAAGTAGTTCAATTGAGATGGATTGCACATACCACACATTTGGAGCAGATGATGAGTCTCACCCATATACAGACCAGATTTTCAACACATTGGAGAGATTGGATCGGATAATTGAAGACCAAACAGTAATGGTTTAA